A genomic segment from Candidatus Thorarchaeota archaeon encodes:
- a CDS encoding MFS transporter, whose product TLMLPKNSASVGSPPSIGIGSTLRDVRCVLSSPSFLLATFATFTLFFIRTGVRTTLVPLFAGNNLGLDTSAIGLILTLAAISTAITMVPMGRLSDRIGRRNPLAVCLLLTAFATLLIPFSVDYLTISVNLIVYGAFVGFSGPMAAYVTDLSPPDKIEVSMGLYRMISDIGFVVGPLLLGYVSDITATPVPGETHIGAIGVLPFVVAAALLFVSGLSLLRAADPVRQRRDAPQSEPHP is encoded by the coding sequence ACTCTGATGTTGCCAAAGAACTCGGCATCCGTGGGCTCACCCCCGTCGATTGGCATAGGAAGCACGCTCAGGGACGTGCGGTGCGTACTCTCGTCGCCATCGTTTCTGCTTGCAACGTTCGCCACGTTCACGCTGTTTTTTATCCGGACTGGTGTGCGCACCACTCTGGTTCCGCTTTTCGCAGGTAATAACCTCGGGCTTGACACCAGTGCCATCGGCCTGATACTAACGCTTGCCGCCATATCGACTGCCATCACAATGGTGCCGATGGGACGGCTCTCTGACAGAATTGGCCGTAGGAACCCACTGGCTGTCTGCCTGCTACTGACAGCCTTCGCCACACTGCTCATCCCCTTCTCAGTAGACTACCTCACGATATCAGTCAACCTCATTGTCTACGGAGCATTCGTGGGTTTCTCTGGACCTATGGCCGCCTACGTGACTGACCTATCTCCGCCGGACAAGATTGAGGTGTCAATGGGGCTTTATCGGATGATTAGTGACATTGGATTCGTGGTAGGTCCTCTCCTGCTTGGCTATGTCTCCGACATCACTGCAACACCCGTTCCGGGTGAGACGCATATAGGTGCAATCGGAGTTCTGCCATTTGTAGTGGCCGCCGCATTGCTGTTCGTTTCGGGACTCTCTCTCCTGCGTGCTGCGGACCCGGTTCGCCAACGAAGGGACGCACCACAGTCCGAGCCGCACCCCTAG
- a CDS encoding FtsX-like permease family protein encodes MDTTSPQSLFMDIFAGIILVLASFVVHSTVKRLVESHARHIGVTRALGYTTSEIQRSYLIPLCMMGFVLTLLGTLARIALGPLTSQLFLDSYGLSSVPTQVSIPTVVLALITGPMSVFIAAYVPIRRISGYEPARAIRGLVMQPVTVRSILIERGLRLIGVRGYIVKYVARGLSLNRTRTALMVLGIALGAGLAGAMDLTASNMGSSIDWYMDANEHWDLLVDFERPLSLNEAQSVLSLVQDIDHYEPFLKTGARIEAPSGMRFTSLVCIDMEGALHTLDVVDGSLPDNGTEIAIASQTSMYLHIGLHDLVNLTLGSTTERLVVSARLSCRYTSKEVGPQPTAQPLLHFTVRAGVGAPSLSDDTNACDSAIRLTMEPDGLG; translated from the coding sequence ATGGACACCACATCGCCTCAGAGCCTCTTCATGGACATCTTTGCAGGGATAATCCTCGTACTGGCGTCCTTTGTCGTCCACTCGACAGTGAAACGGCTCGTCGAGTCTCATGCCAGGCATATTGGCGTCACGCGTGCATTGGGATACACCACCTCAGAGATACAGAGGTCATACCTGATCCCGCTCTGTATGATGGGCTTCGTCCTCACTCTCCTCGGGACACTGGCCCGGATTGCCCTTGGTCCTCTGACCTCGCAGCTATTCCTCGACTCATACGGACTCTCCTCCGTGCCCACACAGGTGTCCATACCCACTGTTGTCTTGGCACTCATCACGGGACCAATGTCCGTCTTCATCGCAGCATATGTGCCAATACGCAGGATCTCTGGATACGAACCGGCGAGGGCCATAAGGGGTCTGGTGATGCAGCCGGTCACTGTAAGATCGATCCTCATAGAGAGAGGCCTCCGACTTATCGGTGTGAGGGGGTACATCGTGAAGTACGTGGCGAGGGGCCTGTCACTGAACCGAACAAGGACTGCCCTGATGGTCCTCGGGATAGCTCTCGGGGCCGGTCTCGCAGGAGCAATGGACCTCACTGCGTCCAATATGGGGTCAAGCATCGACTGGTACATGGATGCAAATGAACACTGGGACCTGCTCGTGGACTTCGAGAGACCGCTCTCTCTGAACGAGGCACAGTCAGTTCTGTCGCTCGTTCAGGACATAGATCACTACGAACCGTTCCTGAAGACCGGTGCGCGGATAGAGGCCCCCTCAGGTATGCGTTTCACAAGTCTGGTCTGCATCGACATGGAGGGCGCGCTCCACACGCTCGATGTGGTCGATGGTAGTCTGCCTGATAATGGAACCGAGATTGCAATCGCATCCCAGACTTCCATGTATCTTCACATCGGTCTGCATGACTTGGTCAACCTCACACTTGGCAGCACGACTGAGAGGCTCGTGGTCTCAGCGCGACTCTCTTGTAGATATACTTCCAAAGAAGTGGGACCGCAGCCGACGGCTCAGCCACTGCTCCATTTCACAGTCAGAGCCGGTGTAGGCGCTCCGTCGCTGTCGGACGACACGAACGCTTGTGACTCTGCAATACGTCTGACAATGGAGCCAGACGGACTTGGCTGA
- a CDS encoding Nif3-like dinuclear metal center hexameric protein, whose product MDTERIMQIALDMAGLDHVPADSGIHVPGRDVKKVLFGIDIETAELLLARQLDYDLVIAHHPPGGTTRTQFDKVVERQIQQMIEAGVPPHIAEKAIRPRLESVRLNAHVSNYDRVVSAAKLLNMPLMNVHLPLDIICRKRFIEAIEKAVSSVKEPRVKDAVAAMKELPELKMGLTAPIVALGSADNLLGRWVVAMAGGTNGGAGVAKAYFDAGVSTVIYMHIGESDLKELQSYSGSGNLIATGHMSSDSVGISPFVKRLRAEGLEVTPMSGVFVPD is encoded by the coding sequence ATGGACACTGAACGAATAATGCAGATTGCACTTGATATGGCTGGTCTTGACCATGTTCCGGCGGACTCCGGGATTCATGTGCCGGGAAGGGACGTGAAGAAGGTTCTGTTCGGGATAGATATAGAGACCGCAGAGCTGTTGCTTGCCAGACAACTCGACTACGACTTGGTGATAGCGCATCATCCACCGGGAGGCACCACAAGGACTCAGTTCGACAAGGTCGTCGAGCGGCAGATTCAGCAGATGATTGAAGCGGGTGTTCCACCGCACATAGCTGAGAAGGCAATTCGCCCCCGTCTGGAGAGCGTGCGACTCAATGCACATGTGAGCAACTATGACCGGGTGGTCTCAGCGGCCAAGCTGCTCAACATGCCCCTTATGAATGTGCATCTCCCTCTTGACATCATATGCAGGAAGCGCTTCATCGAGGCCATTGAGAAGGCAGTCTCGTCTGTGAAAGAACCGAGAGTCAAAGATGCTGTGGCTGCGATGAAAGAGCTCCCCGAGCTGAAGATGGGACTCACTGCACCGATCGTTGCATTGGGCTCAGCTGACAATCTCTTGGGGCGATGGGTCGTGGCAATGGCGGGAGGAACAAACGGAGGTGCCGGAGTTGCAAAGGCCTATTTTGACGCAGGGGTCTCAACAGTGATATACATGCACATCGGAGAGAGCGACCTGAAGGAGCTCCAGTCATACTCGGGCTCAGGCAATCTCATCGCCACAGGACACATGTCGTCAGACTCGGTGGGCATCTCCCCATTCGTGAAGCGCTTGAGAGCAGAGGGACTGGAAGTGACACCGATGAGTGGAGTGTTCGTGCCAGACTAG
- a CDS encoding DUF22 domain-containing protein, which produces MSEKIYVISCSEDLKSMGMDRMRTGMEGMGEIVLSLDWSKVRFVPIVAAERAHFKEGETKILSIRSITVPPYAMVIQSFYGVNGMGHATCIGSMKFARPDSERVADKAMFRSRLDASVLPGDLLGQVFIVPGKKA; this is translated from the coding sequence TTGAGTGAGAAGATCTATGTCATTAGCTGCAGTGAAGACCTGAAGAGCATGGGAATGGACCGAATGAGGACGGGCATGGAAGGGATGGGTGAGATTGTGTTGTCCCTTGATTGGAGTAAGGTCCGGTTCGTCCCAATAGTGGCTGCTGAGAGAGCTCATTTCAAGGAGGGAGAGACCAAGATCCTATCAATCCGTAGCATAACCGTCCCCCCTTACGCAATGGTCATCCAATCGTTCTATGGTGTGAATGGCATGGGGCATGCGACCTGCATTGGCTCAATGAAGTTTGCCCGTCCGGACAGCGAGAGAGTTGCTGACAAGGCAATGTTCCGCAGCCGACTCGATGCGTCAGTCCTTCCCGGAGACCTACTTGGACAGGTGTTCATTGTACCGGGAAAGAAGGCGTAG